From Carassius gibelio isolate Cgi1373 ecotype wild population from Czech Republic chromosome B23, carGib1.2-hapl.c, whole genome shotgun sequence, the proteins below share one genomic window:
- the mtfr2 gene encoding mitochondrial fission regulator 2, whose translation MSLLEDIVDLLRCVLEYFGVPPDMLVPVWDSAYCGQYRSIVRMIGTNLPLSPQPRLRFQIPLQTFKRHGHIDVTVDTPAIPTLADVLWLVEEEGDSHTKIRNVVPLGEAFEIPSLGSERPLSVSVPAQRGGRVLGQGTQPEALQKISALEEELQRLRAQIAMIVTAPAAVSGTPCSTPLPVPVLTSTPVCPPLPPPPPPPLPPPATDSCVKVSVSDVIRQRQAAKREKLAPYDSPASTAPDALPSMLEVLKDLKQVKLRFVERSPGGTPVRRRRSKGLACSSDPAALIAEALKRKFAHRRRDDSFGKENCSAEPSPFSSPDTPRILPHTRRSQGRIHL comes from the exons ATGTCTTTGCTGGAGGACATCGTTGACCTGCTGAGATGTGTCCTGGAATACTTTGGAGTGCCGCCCGACATG TTGGTTCCAGTGTGGGACAGTGCATACTGTGGACAATACCGAAGCATAGTCCGTATGATTGGGACAAATCTTCCCCTCTCTCCTCAGCCACGGCTTCGGTTTCAG ATTCCTCTGCAGACATTTAAGAGACACGGCCATATTGATGTGACGGTGGACACCCCAGCCATTCCTACGTTAGCAGATGTGCTTTGGCTGGTGGAGGAGGAAGGGGACAGCCACACTAAAATAAG GAATGTCGTCCCGTTGGGGGAAGCTTTTGAGATTCCCTCATTGGGGTCTGAACGTCCATTGTCCGTGTCTGTCCCGGCTCAGAGGGGAGGCAGGGTGCTGGGACAGGGCACCCAGCCAGAGGCCCTGCAGAAGATCTCCGCTCTGGAAGAGGAACTACAGAGACTGCGAGCACAGATTGCTATGATAGTCACAGCTCCAGCAG CTGTTTCTGGCACTCCATGCTCCACTCCTCTTCCAGTTCCTGTCCTCACCTCCACTCCTGTCTGTCCACCGCTgcctcctccacctccaccaccaCTTCCTCCTCCAGCTACGGACAGCTGTGTGAAAGTGTCCGTGTCAGATGTGATTCGTCAAAGACAGGCAGCAAAAAGAGAAAAGCTTGCACCGTATGATTCCCCTGCGTCTACAGCACCTGATGCCCTGCCCTCTATGTTAGAGGTGCTGAAAGACCTGAAACAAGTCAAACTGCGCTTTGTGGAGAG ATCTCCAGGTGGAACTCCAGTAAGGAGACGGAGAAGTAAAGGTTTGGCATGTTCATCTGATCCGGCAGCTCTTATTGCCGAAGCACTGAAAAGAAAGTTTGCACACAGAAGGAGAGACGATTCGTTTGGTAAAGAGAACTGCTCAGCTGAACCCTCACCTTTCAGCAGTCCAGACACTCCAAGG ATTCTCCCTCACACCAGACGCAGCCAGGGACGTATTCACCTTTGA